One Penaeus monodon isolate SGIC_2016 chromosome 37, NSTDA_Pmon_1, whole genome shotgun sequence genomic region harbors:
- the LOC119596270 gene encoding zinc finger FYVE domain-containing protein 1-like, with amino-acid sequence MMSLCGSWDYATVVVAMEPRRGPNSSTGPGFARSARIEGSVSRIPASLTSAAVPGSSIMSSLSSYTSDGHYDHSFNNLSSLQSNATPDILNNEMRSVDLGPPEKECFKLINEQEQLQVKDADDLLKKMGCQNQSDLQVKVISIFGNTGEGKSHTLNQIFFRGAEVFPTSSNQASCTLGVWGAFDPNTKALVLDTEGMLGISSSAKQRKRLLLKVLAVSDVIIYRTRSERLNTDMYKFLAEASRAYTKYFRDDLEAVARKAECDCIFGPPVYIFHDTRHTSVLMGDKGQKPEEQLKENFTKQNLKIDGFNSLHYIGERNNGNETDFKRIQEAVFNEIRKKGFVLPKTKMCLTCLGKKTINKKFSGHIQSTEPAFPDEYFTCTSVCSACQSRCCLFMNHATHDNGSKDHEAERQCKYHHQFENKIFLCKKCDSEGERRIVVPKTSSAKDNTWLGLAKYAWSGYVLECEKCGIIYRSRQYWYGNESPDRSVVKEEYQHVWPGSIMGSAAHAGRQVLEGVAALGSALSTISAPPAKVVSSWLTDQVNPAYWTPNHLCTHCKLCHEPLTTIHHCRKCGEGFCDACSDATMPVPERGWGDEPVRVCKNCLQSRKNLEEQAEAFVCNGDDRTVRARQVSEVISGTLASVAKYPIEFLKDTTRPSYWIPDELIKSCNVCGKAFGPRLTLHHCRACGQGVCDMCSPNLRPVKERGWDHPVRVCNTCIK; translated from the exons ATGATGTCTTT GTGCGGGAGTTGGGATTACGCCACTGTGGTAGTAGCAATGGAACCCAGAAGGGGTCCTAACAGCAGCACAGGTCCTGGATTTGCTCGAAGTGCGAGGATTGAAGGAAGTGTGTCCAGAATTCCTGCAA GTCTCACATCGGCTGCTGTGCCAGGCTCGTCCATAATGAGTTCCTTATCCTCCTACACTTCAGATGGGCACTATGATCACTCCTTTAACAATTTGTCGTCACTTC AGAGCAATGCGACACCTGACATTCTGAACAATGAGATGCGCAGTGTTGACTTGGGCCCGCCGGAGAAGGAATGCTTCAAACTTATCAATGAACAGGAGCAGTTGCAG GTCAAGGATGCAGATGACCTGCTCAAGAAAATGGGCTGCCAGAACCAGTCAGACCTCCAGGTCAAGGTGATCTCCATCTTTGGTAACACCGGGGAAGGGAAGTCTCACACCCTAAACCAGATCTTCTTTCGAGGAGCAGAAGTATTTCC AACCAGTTCGAATCAGGCATCATGCACTCTTGGTGTGTGGGGAGCATTTGACCCCAACACCAAGGCCTTAGTCCTGGACACCGAAGGAATGCTCGGAATTAGTAGCAGTGCTAAACAACGCAAACGCTTGTTGTTAAAG GTGCTAGCAGTCTCTGACGTTATCATTTACCGAACTCGGTCGGAGCGGCTCAATACTGATATGTACAAATTTTTGGCAGAAGCATCACGAGCCTACACAAA ATACTTTCGTGATGATCTCGAGGCGGTGGCCCGTAAAGCAGAGTGTGATTGCATTTTTGGTCCTCCAGTTTACATCTTCCATGATACCCGACATACAAGTGTTTTAATGGGAG ATAAAGGTCAGAAACCAGAAGAACAGCTAAAGGAAAATTTCACAAAGCAGAACTTAAAAATAGACGGGTTCAACAGCCTGCACTACATTGGGGAACGTAATAACGGGAACGAAACGGACTTCAAGAGAATCCAAGAGGCGGTTTTTAATGAGAtacgaaaaaaagggtttgttctCCCAAAGACAAAGATGTGTTTGacatgtttgggaaaaaaa acaataaacaaaaaattcagTGGGCATATCCAGAGCACTGAACCAGCATTCCCTGATGAATACTTCACATGTACGAGTGTGTGCTCTGCCTGCCAGTCACGTTGCTGTCTCTTCATGAACCATGCAACTCATGACAATGGTTCGAAAGACCATGAGGCCGAGCGGCAGTGCAAGTATCATCATCAGTTTGAAAATAAG aTATTCTTGTGCAAAAAATGTGATAGTGAGGGTGAAAGACGCATTGTAGTTCCCAAAACATCCTCTGCAAAAGACAATACATGGCTGGGTCTTGCCAAATATGCTTGGTCTGG GTATGTTCTGGAGTGTGAAAAGTGTGGAATCATCTATCGGAGCCGCCAGTATTGGTATGGAAATGAGTCTCCTGACCGATCTGTTGTGAAGGAAGAATACCAGCATGTGTGGCCGGGGAGTATCATGGGGAGTGCAGCTCATGCAGGTCGACAG GTCTTGGAAGGTGTTGCTGCTTTGGGGTCAGCTCTGTCTACCATCTCAGCGCCTCCAGCCAAGGTGGTGTCGTCTTGGCTCACGGATCAGGTCAACCCAGCTTACTGGACGCCAAATCATCTGTGCACA CACTGTAAGCTGTGTCATGAACCCCTGACCACCATTCACCACTGCCGTAAGTGTGGTGAGGGCTTCTGCGATGCCTGTTCTGACGCCACTATGCCAGTACCAGAAAGGGGCTGGGGAGATGAGCCTGTCAGGGTGTGTAAGAACTGCCTTCAATCCAGAAAAAACTTGGAAGAGCAGGCTGAAG CCTTTGTCTGTAATGGTGATGACCGGACTGTTCGTGCCCGCCAAGTTAGTGAAGTCATCTCAGGAACACTGGCATCAGTGGCAAAATATCCCATAG AATTCCTGAAAGACACGACACGGCCATCATACTGGATACCAGATGAATTGATAAAGAGTTGTAATGTGTGCGGTAAAGCTTTTGGGCCGAGATTGACCCTGCACCACTGCCGGGCATGTGGGCAGGGAGTGTGTGATATGTGCTCCCCCAACCTACGGCCGGTCAAGGAAAGAGGTTGGGATCACCCAGTTAGAGTCTGCAACACCTGCATCAAATAG